In Leishmania panamensis strain MHOM/PA/94/PSC-1 chromosome 18 sequence, the following proteins share a genomic window:
- a CDS encoding kinesin, putative (TriTrypDB/GeneDB-style sysID: LpmP.18.1480) codes for MYSSSPPPSFSAAEAPTTHLHEEDRSAVLGGTATAGRSIGSRGRVLTITSPSTRERRQYEFGEVLEPEVTNTALCERLIPSITEQMAAGFNVCVLCYGQTGSGKTYTMNALAPAVAEEVFRSLDVNNEVVEMSYIQIYNNKAYSLLDGARGGKFGVELSRPLTSCTGSGSNGGASYLGSALEPKALIQSSAEVLKRMKAASRLRVTRAHTLNAHSSRSFTLLSLHITRFLDGAPLTTTRVTLADLAGTERLKKSGAAGEMVNQAIFINMSLMALRQLMESSGTEAEALHFRNSLLTTYLAPCMHSWHLILLVTVSLEAGSYEETKSSLEFATNARRRKVKKVKSRVENRLLSTVARVYGRPSSLSPAGAAGGAGSRSGWNVHEDNADNSERQGVIEVLRYRLRVLEETLKLEQQRNAMKVVQSPLTEVPADSQIAVPASVVDANATALAPAERLQRESQYYRHLLEEREQDLYRLQSHFPSANTKVSSVPSVLSNSPDTSSLSSEEADAGAGDDQPEFATPEASAESSDSSEVQVRASEVDVDDAHAHLLWCVRQLRSHGISEDEWGGDVLDRLRNAVLRATEQYEDVREQLLVLSSSLSGLRTQNHQLYDEVLHANRRLLAIDMERKEERAVLQASTRRAATAETVLEQLRLQLFQTYADQSIREEMTRLYLDAKPVTANVDEAVLDDRQMEQQVELEKVQAHQQVLCDKITELVDNVEQLTRAVAQKDAFLAALESLITPAQRALFHTLSNTATAIAERGTTSVGGSDGGLAGTTTAAIVVDDGRSTADCFSLLQSRVSELSSLLTQEQQQHQFTRCELLEAREDARRSRQEQRQAFFQQQEEARRVDQLMAENYELRQQNERHQFYLDQMCVSFNEKLLQLRHRHDEEMAELRSAAREARLRPDGNDDTVREACDKKGEDQDDAVLSIPVHASAHRGASQEVPSGEYWLSGGTALDSTAVAPSVADLVGSGDAEWRASSQQIQRPGRVQRWSAKSNERRRGKVHEAAAPMIDNAGATAAASVPSRGVRRSSKVARRSASIGKAKQRLFTTYGETANPSDASAPLVKSEVIASAPLNKRRRVRASGAAGAK; via the coding sequence ATGTactcctcgtcgccgccgccgagctTCTCCGCGGCAGAGGCCCCGACGACGCACCTCCACGAAGAGGATCGTAGCGCTGTGCTCGGTGGCACGGCCACGGCTGGCAGGAGCATCGGCTCACGTGGCCGCGTGCTCACCATCACCTCTCCGAGCACGAGGGAGCGTCGACAGTACGAGTTtggcgaggtgctggagcCGGAGGTGACAAACACGGCCCTGTGCGAGCGCCTCATCCCATCCATCACGGAGCAGATGGCGGCTGGCTTCAATGTTTGCGTGCTGTGCTACGGCCAAACCGGGAGTGGCAAGACCTACACGATGAATGCGTTGGCTCCGGCCGTTGCGGAGGAGGTGTTTCGCTCCCTTGACGTTAACaacgaggtggtggagatgAGCTACATACAGATCTACAACAACAAAGCCTACAGCCTGCTTGACGGTGCCCGCGGTGGCAAGTTTGGTGTCGAGCTGTCACGACCGCTAACGAGCTGCaccggcagtggcagcaacggcggtgcCAGCTACCTTGGCAGTGCCTTGGAACCCAAGGCTCTGATCCAGAGCAGCGCTGAGGTGCTCAAGAGGATGAAGGCGGCGTCGCGACTGCGCgtgacgcgcgcacacaccctcaACGCCCACAGCTCGCGTTCCTTCACACTTTTGTCTCTGCACATCACGCGTTTCCTCGACGGTGCGCCGCTCACAACGACGCGAGTCACGCTCGCCGACCTCGCCGGAACGGAGAGACTaaagaagagcggcgccgccgggGAGATGGTCAACCAGGCCATCTTCATCAACATGTCcttgatggcgctgcgccagctgatGGAGTCCAGCGgcaccgaggcggaggcgctgcattTCCGCAATTCCCTGCTCACTACGTATCTCGCCCCATGCATGCACAGCTGGCACCTTATTCTCCTCGTTACCGTCTCCCTCGAGGCAGGCAGTTATGAGGAGACAAAGTCGTCACTGGAGTTTGCGACCAATGCGCGTCGCCGGAAGGTCAAGAAGGTAAAAAGCCGGGTCGAGAACAGACTGTTGAGCACAGTCGCCCGCGTCTATGGACGTCCgagctccctctctcccgcggGTGCAGCCGGTGGCGCGGGTagcaggagcggctggaACGTGCATGAAGACAACGCCGACAACAGCGAACGCCAAGGCGTCATCGAAGTCCTTCGGTACCGCCTCCGCGTTCTGGAGGAGACACTGAAGttagagcagcagcgaaacGCCATGAAGGTCGTGCAGTCACCGCTGACAGAAGTGCCTGCCGACTCCCAGATTGCGGTGCCAGCCTCAGTGGTGGACGCGAACGCTACAGCACTTGCTCCTGCGGAGAGGCTGCAACGAGAATCTCAGTACTATCGTCacctgctggaggagcgggaACAGGATCTCTACCGTTTGCAGAGCCACTTCCCCTCAGCAAATACGAAGGTCAGTAGCGTGCCGTCAGTACTGTCTAACTCCCCGGACACatcatcgctgtcgtcggAAGAAGCCGACGCGGGTGCGGGAGACGATCAGCCGGAGTTCGCCACGCCAGAAGCCTCGGCAGAGAGCAGTGACAGCTCTGAGGTACAGGTGCGAGCGAGCGAAGTAGACGTTGacgacgcgcacgcgcacctgtTGTGGTGCGTTCGTCAGCTGCGCTCACACGGCATCAGCGAAGATGAGTGGGGCGGTGACGTGCTGGACCGGCTACGCaatgcggtgctgcgtgccACTGAGCAATACGAAGACGTACGCGAACAGCTGCTCGTCCTCTCAAGCTCGCTGAGCGGGCTGCGGACACAGAATCATCAACTCTatgacgaggtgctgcatgCGAACAGGCGTCTTCTCGCAATCGATATGGAGCGCAAGGAGGAGCGCGCGGTCCTGCAGGCGTCAACACGTCGGGCGGCCACTGCAGAGAcggtgctggagcagctgcgcctgcagtTATTTCAGACGTACGCCGATCAGTCGATACGGGAGGAGATGACCCGCCTCTACCTGGACGCGAAGCCGGTCACCGCCAACGTCGATGAGGCCGTGTTGGACGATCGACAGatggagcagcaggtggagtTAGAGAAGGTGCAGGCGCATCAGCAAGTGCTCTGCGACAAGATCACCGAGCTGGTGGACAACGTCGAGCAGCTAACGCGCGCTGTCGCGCAGAAGGATGCGTTTCTGGCGGCACTGGAGTCGCTCATCACACCGGCGCAGCGAGCACTCTTTCACACCCTGTCAaacactgccaccgccattGCTGAGCGTGGTACCACCAGCGTtggtggcagcgacggcggattggccggcaccaccacggcggccATTGTCGTAGACGACGGCAGGAGCACCGCCGACTGCTTCAGTCTCCTGCAGTCGCGCGTGTCGGAGCTCAGTTCCCTGCTCacacaggagcagcagcaacaccagtTCACTCGGTGCGAGCTCTTGGAGGCCCGCGAAGATGCGCGGCGAAGCCGACAAGAGCAGCGACAGGCGTTCTTCCaacagcaggaggaggcgcgacGTGTGGACCAGCTGATGGCAGAGAATTacgagctgcgccagcagaaCGAGCGCCATCAGTTTTATCTGGACCAGATGTGCGTCAGTTTCAACGAAAAGCTCCTGCAACTGCGCCATCGACACGAcgaggagatggcggagctgcgaAGTGCTGCAAGAGAAGCGCGATTGCGTCCGGACGGCAACGACGATACggtgagagaggcgtgcgACAAGAAGGGCGAGGACCAGGACGATGCGGTGTTGTCGATCCCTGTGCATGCTTCAGCGCATCGCGGTGCGTCGCAGGAGGTGCCGTCGGGTGAATATTGGCTGTCCGGGGGCACTGCGCTAGACTCCACTGCAGTGGCGCCCTCGGTGGCTGACTTGGTGGGCAGTGGAGACGCTGAGTGGAGGGCATCGTCGCAGCAGATACAGCGACCTGGTCGAGTGCAGCGTTGGTCTGCAAAGTCGAATGAGCGCCGCCGTGGAAAGGTGCacgaggcggctgcgcctATGATAGACAACGCGGGTGCGACAGCGGCTGCGTCTGTGCCGTCGCGGGGCGTCAGGCGGTCTTCAAAGGTAGCGCGCCGTTCAGCGAGCATCGGCAAGGCAAAGCAGCGGCTCTTCACAACGTACGGCGAAACGGCCAACCCCAGTGATGCGTCAGCGCCTCTTGTCAAGTCAGAGGTCATCGCCTCTGCTCCGCTGAATAAGCGGCGTCGCGTTCGTGCatcaggagcagcaggagcaaaGTGA
- a CDS encoding hypothetical protein (TriTrypDB/GeneDB-style sysID: LpmP.18.1500): MAALVTSVSPKAGRSSAIDDCDDVVAFVVDDSQHTLYFSKRALMNHTPFFRAYFTEHATASAGESSSNTIVLRYVNPRSAEAALHLCHSANHADDELFLSLLRECEGADAARQPEALLAVLSLYAACVKFELHAHARAASATAARAVTKRTVYDALKTCARYATTLSPETQRAVGLDALLAACHAFVRVPGACQGERRWRRLYAQYPKLAEMVAAASAASAVSAAAHSTSTAHGESSAIASAGNTPSQRRTLLSPRKEQDTIEESAVMIPQSAALLPDVFTGHLRQTEGLALAAQWRCRAMSAEVAALRESWAALESTTRRDEAAATEATLYLGEVRVYLQALRCAEAEVQRLCDAAAATCAAPSLPTSASTLHELRYTLQHASEWAAERKAHIDELLAIEQGAVRELDAELAQLRGFFC; this comes from the coding sequence ATGGCTGCACTGGTCACGAGTGTCTCGCCCAAGGCAGGCCGGAGCTCTGCTATCGATGACTGCGATGACGTTGTTGCATTTGTGGTCGACGACAGCCAACACACGCTGTACTTCTCGAAGCGCGCCTTGATGAACCACACGCCGTTCTTTCGCGCGTACTTCACGGAGCACGCCACTGCCAGCGCCGGTGAATCCAGCAGCAATACCATTGTGCTGAGATACGTGAATCCGCGGagtgctgaagcagctctgcATCTGTGTCACAGCGCCAATCACGCCGATGACGAGCTCttcttgtcgctgctgcgggagtgCGAGGGTGCAGATGCGGCGCGCCAgccggaggcgctgctggctgTGCTTTCACTGTACGCTGCTTGTGTGAAGTTCGagctgcacgcacacgcaagaGCGGCAAGTGCGACAGCTGCCAGAGCTGTAACGAAGCGCACCGTCTACGACGCGCTAAAGACATGCGCGCGCTACGCGACCACTCTGTCGCCGGAGACGCAACGCGCGGTCGGACTAGACGCACTTCTCGCCGCCTGCCATGCGTTTGTGCGGGTGCCCGGTGCATGTCAGGGtgagcggcgctggcgccgaCTTTACGCGCAATACCCGAAGCTTGCCGAGATGGTGGCGGCCGCCAGCGCGGCTTCAGCAGtatcagctgctgctcattcAACGTCCACTGCGCATGGAGAGAGTAGCGCCATCGCTTCGGCAGGCAACACACCTTCACAACGGCGCACTCTCTTGTCTCCACGAAAGGAGCAAGACACTATCGAGGAGTCTGCAGTTATGATCCCCCAATCGGCCGCGCTACTACCAGATGTTTTCACTGGGCACCTCCGGCAGACGGAGGGTCTGGCACTcgcggcgcagtggcggtgTCGCGCCATGTCGGCAGAAGTAGCAGCTCTGCGTGAGAGTTGGGCTGCCCTCGAATCCACTACCCGGCGCGAcgaggctgctgccaccgagGCGACACTCTACCTGGGtgaggtgcgtgtgtatttGCAGGCACTGCGGTGtgcagaggcggaggtgcagcggttgtgtgacgccgctgccgcgacgtgcgctgcgccatcgTTGCCGACCTCTGCATCGACCCTGCACGAGCTGCGGTACACCCTGCAGCACGCGTCAGAGTGGGCTGCGGAGCGGAAGGCGCACATTGATGAGCTGCTTGCCATTGAGCAAGGCGCAGTACGTGAGCTTGACGCCGaacttgcgcagctgcgcggtTTTTTTTGCTAG